The region TGCTCATCCTGTTATGGATTTACTGAGATACTTTATACAGTGCATCACTCATGATGGAGTTACATAACATCATGCCATCGGAATCCAATTGTGAATTACCCATGCTTTTGCCATCCATCAGATCTTTAACGTCTTGCATCGCTTGCTTGAATTGGCCAATTTCTTCGCTATTGAAATCTTTACGTTTTTCAATGCGATTAGCCCAACCACCTTTTGGCGGCTCGCCATAGGTTTCAGGATGCTGATCCATGAATTTGCCAATCTCTTTTGCTAGATCTTTATCTTCACGACCAAATTTGAATCGTCCATTACGCTCAATGATGTTCAGTCCATCAATCGCGGTGTGACCGACGTGAGCTGCAAAGTCGCTCCCCATGGAGTAACCAGATTCGCTCGCTGCACTTTGATCTGAACAGCGTTGCTGACCACCACACATAGAAGATGATGATGAACCAAAACCTGCCGCACCAAAGCCAGAGGATGAGCCAAAGTCATTTTGCTTAAAGCCACCAAGCGAGCTACCAGCGCCCATTGAAGAACCAAAATTAGACGAACCACCAGTCATAATGCCAGCGTAGGTGCCATCCATGATGCTATTAAACGCATCTTTAATGCCTTGCTTAAACTGGGCAAACTCGTCTGCGTTAAGACCATTGTCTTCTTTCAGTTCGTTCTTCCAGTGGTCTTTACCACCGAAATCGCCATTTGGACCCGCGTATTTTTCACTCTGCTTGTCCATAAAGCTTGCCACCATCTCCATGACTGGATTGCTGCCGGTGTTATCGAACGTCGCACCGTTATCGTTCTTCTTAAACAGCATATCGATAAGAAGATCCGCCATGGTATCGGCAAGGCTGCTGCCACTCGATCCGAAATTGGTCCCGGAAGAGCGGCCACCCATCGAATTGAGTGCACCCATTTGGCCAAAGCCTTGTGAACTACTAATTGAAATCGTTAGCGTTGCATTGATCATAAATTTCCCCTTGAGGAGTTCCGTTTATTCATAATGAAACCAAAATAAATGGCGACACGTGTGTCGCCATAGAGCCAATCCAACGGGATTAGTAGTTGATAGCTTTACCACTTTGGGTTGCAGCGTTGTTGGCTTTGTTTGCCGAGTCAACGTAGCCGTTCATGATGCTGTTTACTGTGTCCGCTTGCATTTTTTGTGATTGCGCTTGAGCGTTCATCATGGTTGTTTGCGCTGAAGTTTGATCCAACATTGCTAATGCTGATTGAGAAGCTGCTAGACCTGCACCACCCATTCCACTTAATAAACTCATGGTATATTCCTTATATATTCGCTAATGACACTCTAAGGCTTGGCAACTATTTGTTTTTCAATGCAATAGAGCTTAAGAGTTTGTTTATAAGACATACCCGATGCATGTCTCGCAAATTAAGTGGAGCGCGATGCAAGCCAGTTCCGACCGTTTTTAAAAAATTTCCAATTTTCTAAAAAGAACATCGCCTAGATGAGGCGCAGTAATTCATAACCCTCTAATTAATAAGTCGTTAATTCACCACTAATCCATCAAGCCACCATCAACATTTTGAGCACTCAGCCCCCTCCAACAATCATGGGAACCAAAACAGAAAAGTAACCACTCAAGAGATGCTTTAGTGTTCGGTGATTAAATAAAGCTAAGAGGCTAATCAATATCGAAGACAAAAAGCATCGAACTAAAAAGTAGCAAGGAGATGGGGAATGGCGTTTGCAATCACATGTCGGACATACCCGCTGTTCGAACACAACATCAATAGTCAGCCACTACAGTCAAAACCAAACACTAGCGCTTCTGTTACTAATGAGAGACTGGTGAATGATGTGGAAAAGCGAGCCCAAGAAGTTCAACGCCAAAATCAACAAGCCTTACTCATGACGGACAGAGACATAGCGAAAACTGTGTTACAACAATCTCTAGGGCAAGCGAGTAAGATGTATGTCGATACCACTAACGCCATCACCAACGGGTATCTGGATTCAGCCAATAAGGCGAATAATGCCAATACTCAAACGGGTAAGGGTATCACCTTCTAACCTATTGATTTTTCAAGCCCGAAAAAATCGGGCTATTTTCCTGCCTCATTTTCCAGCATGCTGACGGTATAATGTTTGAGTCACAGACAAACATTAATGAATTAGTTAATAATAAATTCAATAACTTATATTGTTTATTTGGGTATTATGGATAGATTAACTCCCGATTTTTTCCACCAATCTGAAGTCGAAGTTTTACGTCAAGAAAATGCATTACTGAAAACCCTGATTGAAGAAACCTACGATCCTGCGATCGTGGTGATAGACCCTGACCACGATTTTCATTTCACCTTCGTTAACCAAGCGACCTGCCGACTGTTTCAGCTCAGTAAAACCCAGCTCTATCAACGCCAACCCTGGCACTTTAACCCTGAATATGATCGAGCCAAGTTATTGAAAATGAATCAGGAACTGCGCGAGCAAAAAAGCATTAGCTATGAAATCCACTACCATCCGGATAATGCACCGCCCCGTCTGTTGCACATTGTCGCCAACGATTTTGTTTACCAAGAAACCCACAAGATCATCGCCTACTTACGGGATATTACCGATGAAAAACAGGCGCAGCAGGAGCATCGCGATCGCGAGTTAAGCTCGCAAACCCAGTTAATCGAACGGGAATATCAAAAGGTGTTTGCTCATATGGATGACAACATCATGTTGCTTGACGTAACTGAAGATCAACAATTGCGCATCGCTGACCTCAATCAATCAGCCAAACAAAGCTTGGGAGAAAGTGCCAACAGCTGTATCGGTACTTATCTCGAATCGGTGATGCCAATCCAAAATCTTGACCAGCTAGAGTCAATTAAATATCAGAGCCTAAGCAGTCGCAGTACCACCCATTTGGAGAACATTTTTTGTTATCGCGATAGTCACTACTACGACATCACCATGACCCCACTGCTCGATAGCCTCGGTGAAGTGAAACGCATGGTGTTTGTGAAACGCGAAGTGACCGATAAAATTTTGCGGGAAGAAGAACGCCGCCAACGTGCACAAGAGTTTCAAATGTTGGTAGAAAACTCGACAGACACCATAGTCAGGCACGATTTAACCGGCAGGCGCATTTATGTGAACCCGACATTTCGCCGTCTCTATGGGCACTATTCTGCGCAGGAACTGGCAGCTCCACCCCATACTTTCCCCGGCGGAATCGAAGGGTTACAGTATCAAGAGCACATTCAAACCGTGATATGTACGGGAAAACCTTTGGAGTTTGAGTTCCATACCATAGTGAGCGTCACAAAACGCTGCGCACTGATCAGCTTGGTACCGGAGAAAGACTCTTCGGGCAATATCACTCATATTCTCGCCATTGGGCGAGATATCACCTTACTCAAACAATATCGCCAAGAACAAGAATTGGCTCAGCAGCAACTGCGCCGTTTGGCAGCCTACAACGATAAGGTTCGCGAAAATGAACGTAAGTACATCGCACGCGAAGTGCATGATGAACTGGGTCAGCGCCTAACCGCATTGAAATTTGGCTTACAAAGCCTGGCGGTTCAACTGGGTGAACACGCTCCCATCGCCCCCACCTTAGGTCAAATTCATACCCACTTAAATGAAACCATTACCTTTGCTCGTAACCTTGTTTCTCGGCTGCGTCCTGGTGCATTAGATATGGGCATGGTGGCGGCATTAGAGTGGTTGGTGGAGGATTATCGCCATCGCAACCCTAAGTGTCATTACCAGTTACGACCATCGCAGCCCGATTTGACGCTGGATGAGGACATCGCGATAGCATTGTTTCGTTTAGTGCAAGAGTCGCTCAATAATGCGCTCAAACACTCCAACGCAACCCAAGTGGTTATCGTGCTTGATGTTTTATCCGATCAACTGTTCCTCACTGTGCGAGATAACGGTTGTGGTTTTGATCCAAGCCAAACCCATCATCACGCTTCATTTGGTCTTATCGGCATGCGCGAAAGAGTGCTCGCCATGCAAGCAAAATTTACTTTAGAGAGTGCATTAGGGGAAGGAACCCAAATTGAAATCCGCATTCCATTGACACCACAGGAGGTAGAGTTATGAGTGTGAATTTGTTGATTGTGGATGACCACTTAATCGTTCGAGAAGGCCTTAAGCAGCTGCTCTCTCTTTACTCGGATTTTCATATTCTCAGTGAAGCCAGCAATGGCAACGATCTGCTTGAGCAGTTGCAAGTGAAACCACAACAGCCTGATTTAATTACGCTCGATATTCTTATGCCGGGGCTCAGCGGCACCGCATTAATTGAGCGGCTGCGTGATGATTATCCTCATATCCCTGTGCTGATTTTAAGTATGCACAACGAAACACAAATTATTCGCCGTGCCTTACTGGCGGGAGCCAAAGGCTATCTCACCAAAGATTGTGATGCACAAACTTTAGTCGAGGCAATTCGTCGTATCGCGGATGGCGGTCGCTACTTGGAGTGTGAAATTGCAGAAAAGTTAGCCTTTGAACCGGCAGAAAGGCTGGCTAATGAAGAGAAGCATCAGTCGCTTTCAAAGCGTGAATTCCACGTATTTTGTCTCTTAGCTAAGGGATTAACTGTCAACGACATTGCAGAACAGCTGCATATCAGCAACAAAACCGTGAGTACTCATAAGTTTCGTCTCATGCAGAAAATGGATCTGACCAGTAACAGCGAAATTGTCCGTTATGCATTATCCCATAACCTGATTCAGTAACCTCCATCCATGGAACTCGCTGAGAAATTTGACCACATAAACAACGGAGAACGACACCCTTGCACTTTTGCGTAGGGCATCGCCAACCACCGAATGCCACCAGCGAAGCAAGCTTGGTGGCACAGTCAAATCTTAGAGATAGGAACATAACGGATGATGTCGTTAACAATTCAAACCGGTTCAGCCGGCGGAATGAGTGGCCTGGGCGGTCTAGGCGATATGGGTTCATCAAATTCACTCTCTGGCTCCAATTCCCTTGGGCTGAGTGGACAAGATTCAGGTTTACAGGGCTCACAAAGTGGTCAAAGCAATCCACTTGAGCAACTGGTCGGCATGATGGTGAAAGCCCTACTGAAAATGGCGCAAGGTGGCGAAAGTGGCACCACAGGCCAAGACCAAAGCACTGGTTCGAGCCAAAGTGGCCAAGGTTCTGATTTAGGTGACATGCTCAAGCAACTGCTTGAGCAAATGACGCAAGGAACCCAAGGTAGCAACGGTGCTTCTTCAGACCAAGGTGGCGACGGTAATAGCTCTGGCGCCCAAGGCCAGATGAACATGGAAGATATGATGAAACTGCTCATGATGATGATGAAACTCATGATGAACGGTTCAGATTCTAGC is a window of Vibrio porteresiae DSM 19223 DNA encoding:
- a CDS encoding harpin HrpZ family protein, encoding MINATLTISISSSQGFGQMGALNSMGGRSSGTNFGSSGSSLADTMADLLIDMLFKKNDNGATFDNTGSNPVMEMVASFMDKQSEKYAGPNGDFGGKDHWKNELKEDNGLNADEFAQFKQGIKDAFNSIMDGTYAGIMTGGSSNFGSSMGAGSSLGGFKQNDFGSSSGFGAAGFGSSSSSMCGGQQRCSDQSAASESGYSMGSDFAAHVGHTAIDGLNIIERNGRFKFGREDKDLAKEIGKFMDQHPETYGEPPKGGWANRIEKRKDFNSEEIGQFKQAMQDVKDLMDGKSMGNSQLDSDGMMLCNSIMSDALYKVSQ
- a CDS encoding PAS domain-containing sensor histidine kinase, with amino-acid sequence MDRLTPDFFHQSEVEVLRQENALLKTLIEETYDPAIVVIDPDHDFHFTFVNQATCRLFQLSKTQLYQRQPWHFNPEYDRAKLLKMNQELREQKSISYEIHYHPDNAPPRLLHIVANDFVYQETHKIIAYLRDITDEKQAQQEHRDRELSSQTQLIEREYQKVFAHMDDNIMLLDVTEDQQLRIADLNQSAKQSLGESANSCIGTYLESVMPIQNLDQLESIKYQSLSSRSTTHLENIFCYRDSHYYDITMTPLLDSLGEVKRMVFVKREVTDKILREEERRQRAQEFQMLVENSTDTIVRHDLTGRRIYVNPTFRRLYGHYSAQELAAPPHTFPGGIEGLQYQEHIQTVICTGKPLEFEFHTIVSVTKRCALISLVPEKDSSGNITHILAIGRDITLLKQYRQEQELAQQQLRRLAAYNDKVRENERKYIAREVHDELGQRLTALKFGLQSLAVQLGEHAPIAPTLGQIHTHLNETITFARNLVSRLRPGALDMGMVAALEWLVEDYRHRNPKCHYQLRPSQPDLTLDEDIAIALFRLVQESLNNALKHSNATQVVIVLDVLSDQLFLTVRDNGCGFDPSQTHHHASFGLIGMRERVLAMQAKFTLESALGEGTQIEIRIPLTPQEVEL
- a CDS encoding response regulator transcription factor: MSVNLLIVDDHLIVREGLKQLLSLYSDFHILSEASNGNDLLEQLQVKPQQPDLITLDILMPGLSGTALIERLRDDYPHIPVLILSMHNETQIIRRALLAGAKGYLTKDCDAQTLVEAIRRIADGGRYLECEIAEKLAFEPAERLANEEKHQSLSKREFHVFCLLAKGLTVNDIAEQLHISNKTVSTHKFRLMQKMDLTSNSEIVRYALSHNLIQ